In the genome of Lynx canadensis isolate LIC74 chromosome X, mLynCan4.pri.v2, whole genome shotgun sequence, one region contains:
- the FAM122B gene encoding protein FAM122B isoform X4 has protein sequence MAQEKMELDFEPDTSDGGALRRSSSAPLIHGLSDLSQVFQPYTFRTRRNSTTIMSRHTLLLSSSPNRVPSSRLHQIKREEGMDMMNRETAHEREVQTAMQISQSWDESLSLSDSDFEKPEKLYSPKRIDFTPVSPAPSPTRGFGKQCFSPSLQMFVSSSGLPPSPVHSPRRFSRRSQSPVKCIRPSVLGPLKRKGEMETESQPKRLFQGTTNMLSPEAAQLSDLSSWWCYQGEEIPALTRCVEHLQMNE, from the exons ATGGCTCAGGAGAAAATGGAGCTGGACTTTGAGCCTGACACATCTGATGGGGGCGCCCTGAGGAGATCCAGCAGCGCTCCCCTGATCCACGGGCTCAG tgatctTTCTCAGGTTTTTCAACCTTACACATTTAGAACTCGGAGGAATAGTACAACGATTATGAGCCGTCATACCCTG ttGCTGTCGTCGTCACCAAATCGCGTTCCTAGTAGCAGACTGCATCAGATCAAAAGG GAGGAAGGCATGGATATGATGAACAGAGAAACTGCACACGAACG ggaAGTGCAGACAGCAATGCAGATCAGCCAGTCATGGGACGAGAGCTTGAGCCTG AGTGATAGCGATTTTGAGAAGCCGGAGAAACTATATTCTCCTAAAAGGATTGACTTCACTCCAGTTTCTCCGGCACCATCACCCACCAGAGGGTTTGGAAAG CAATGTTTTTCACCATCCTTACAAATGTTTGTGAGCAGCAGTGGGCTGCCGCCAAGTCCCGTGCATAGTCCAAGACGCTTTTCCAG GAGGAGTCAGAGTCCAGTCAAGTGCATTAGGCCCAGTGTTCTTGGTCCtcttaaaagaaaag gtgaaatggaaacagaaagccAGCCCAAGAGGCTCTTCCAAGGCACTACCAATATGCTGTCTCCGGAGGCTGCACAACTGTCTGATCTCAGTTCatg
- the FAM122B gene encoding protein FAM122B isoform X3, whose translation MAQEKMELDFEPDTSDGGALRRSSSAPLIHGLSDLSQVFQPYTFRTRRNSTTIMSRHTLLLSSSPNRVPSSRLHQIKREEGMDMMNRETAHEREVQTAMQISQSWDESLSLSDSDFEKPEKLYSPKRIDFTPVSPAPSPTRGFGKQCFSPSLQMFVSSSGLPPSPVHSPRRFSSRRSQSPVKCIRPSVLGPLKRKGEMETESQPKRLFQGTTNMLSPEAAQLSDLSSWWCYQGEEIPALTRCVEHLQMNE comes from the exons ATGGCTCAGGAGAAAATGGAGCTGGACTTTGAGCCTGACACATCTGATGGGGGCGCCCTGAGGAGATCCAGCAGCGCTCCCCTGATCCACGGGCTCAG tgatctTTCTCAGGTTTTTCAACCTTACACATTTAGAACTCGGAGGAATAGTACAACGATTATGAGCCGTCATACCCTG ttGCTGTCGTCGTCACCAAATCGCGTTCCTAGTAGCAGACTGCATCAGATCAAAAGG GAGGAAGGCATGGATATGATGAACAGAGAAACTGCACACGAACG ggaAGTGCAGACAGCAATGCAGATCAGCCAGTCATGGGACGAGAGCTTGAGCCTG AGTGATAGCGATTTTGAGAAGCCGGAGAAACTATATTCTCCTAAAAGGATTGACTTCACTCCAGTTTCTCCGGCACCATCACCCACCAGAGGGTTTGGAAAG CAATGTTTTTCACCATCCTTACAAATGTTTGTGAGCAGCAGTGGGCTGCCGCCAAGTCCCGTGCATAGTCCAAGACGCTTTTCCAG CAGGAGGAGTCAGAGTCCAGTCAAGTGCATTAGGCCCAGTGTTCTTGGTCCtcttaaaagaaaag gtgaaatggaaacagaaagccAGCCCAAGAGGCTCTTCCAAGGCACTACCAATATGCTGTCTCCGGAGGCTGCACAACTGTCTGATCTCAGTTCatg